GACGAACATCTTGGTGCTGGTGCCTTGGCCAACAGGCGGGACGAGGCGAGCCGTAATCATTTGCGCGCCATCCAGCACCCACTTCACACCGACCGCCACACTGTGGCGTTTCACATGAGCTGCGAGTTCGCACTTGCTGGAGCCAAGGCAGTAATCGATGGCTTTGATCAGGGTTGATTTACCGGTACCGGAGGCACCGGTAAAAATGTTCACCTCACCGAGCCGCAGATCAAGGATGCGAACCCGCCCGCCATCGCCGATGAAAAAGATGTTTGAGATGTTCCAGCGGCTCACAATTCTAGCCCCATCATGTCGAATACAGTCCGTGTAGTGCCGGCCAGGGCAAACCAGCAGCCCAGGCGGTCAATGTTCTTGAAAATGTTCCGGGTCTCCTCACTCAATTGCTTGGTGAGAACTTTGCGCAACGAGGCTGCGCCCAAGACGAGTCGACCTTCGGCATTGACCATGAGCAATTGGCTGAAGCATGCAAACTGGATCGCCTGGGTAACGATATCCAGGGAGCCATTCACTCGATCTGCAAGCCGGATCTGAATGAAGGGGCTTCGATGCAGCCACTCCAATAGGCCCGTCCTTCGATCGGTACCCGCAAAGGTAGACGCTAGGTCACCTGACAGTGCCAGCGGCAAGGCTGCGTAGCACAACGTGAGGTCTGGCGGCGTGTTGCTGCGAGAACAGTACTCTGAAACAAAGTGGGTCAGTAACGCAGCACAATAGGCCGGGTTGGTTTCGGCATAGATATCGTGGGCAATGGCCATGCTCTAATCCTTGAGGAGGTTCAGATAGTCGACATGCCACCCCACAAGCCGGTCGATCGCCAACACTTGGTAAGTGCCCCGCACGTAATAGTGCCCGCTCCAGCTCGGCGCAATCGGCTCGACATCCTTGGGGGCATGGTCATGAGCCCAGCGCAGAAGCTCCAGCCCTTTGGCCTCGACTTCGAGATGATCTAAACCCTCACAATCTTCTGCCATTCGAGAGTGGAGATCCGACCAACGCTCGGTGAGCTTTGCGTCATAACTGACGATCTTCGACCGCATCTGAGGTTTTTCGACAATCCACTTCGCCCGTTGCTGCGTCGCCCTCCATTGCTCACGGACAGCCTTGGTGACATCAGTGGGTCTTCCCCGAACCAAAGCGATCTGGCGATAGAGCATACCGTCAGACTCATAGTCATCGGGATGGTTGACCATGTCGAAATCAGCGATCAGCTTTTCGTCGTCCAGATGCGCGATGATGGAGGAGATGCTGTGTTCCATTTCGCTGCGCTGAATCACCCGGTCGCGCTTGCCACACAGGGTGTACACCACCTGCTGATCCCACCACGCAAGCAGTCGCTCAGCCGCTTGGGAGCGCTGATCCTTCGGAAGCAAGTGCAGATGTTTGGAGAGCGCCTCAGGGATCTGCCCAATCGTGACAGTGCCATGCTGAATGCGGATTCGTCGTAGCAGACTCGATCGGGTTGATGGGTCAAGGTTAAGGAATGCCTCACAGCCCGCAACACGTGGTGCATGCGGAAGTTTGTCACCTGCAGCCTTCGCAGCGGTGCGCTCATCAACGACACGGCTGGCTTCCTCAAGCATCGCCTTGAGCAAGGTCTCTCGATTCGCCTGAGGGTCACACAGAGCCATCAAGGGAGAGTCGCTGGATACGCTGCCGACCGAAACAAGGCAGAAGGTCGTATCAGCAAGTGACACGAGCGGGATGGCATCAATCCATACCTTGATTGTTTTCCACAACGCTACGCAAGCCAGTGTGACGGGGGGCGGATTTTCTTGGACGGAATGCTTGAGTTGGTAAAGAAGGGTCTGGCCGTTAGCCGTGAGCTCTACGTCGTCCAGCCTTTCGATTGCCACCGCAGCGTCATCATTCGTCTGCGATATCAGCGTCAGTAGAGCGAACTGGCTCTGGAAATAAAATCCCAAAGCGGCTGCGGACGCCTCATGAATCGTGTTTGATTCTGCACCTTCCATCACCCGAACAAACGCCTCCATGGTGCAATAATGCGATCCAATTTAGTCGCAAAATGATACCAGAGTGCCACTGTCAAATCACAGGTGAGCACCGGTTTGAGGTGAAAACGAAGGTCGACTAGGCAACCGGAGAAACTCGGCAAATAGTCTTCACCCACACCCTCGATGCGCTTGAGTCGAGCGTTAGACTCATTTGACGATCAGCGTCTCGACGCCCGTGACCGGATCACGAGAGGATTCAATCACGCTGGGGTTATCGTTGCCGATTTGCCTGAACAGCGCGATCACCTCATCGATGTCCATGAAGAGCAAAAACTTGTCTTTCTCACGGTCTGAGGTGAAGAAAAATCCGGACAGCCCGCCTTCTTCCGAGACACAGGGTGCGAATATGAAGCTGTGTATGACCCCGCCGCAAACGAAGGGAATGCTCCGCTTTTCTTGATTGTATTTGCTGAAGTCATAGAGCTCGTCAAGCCTATGATTATTACGCCAGGTCACAGGCTTGAGGTTGGCGAACTTGCTGACCGCGAGCAGCATGGTTCGTGTCTGATCCGTCACCTTCGTGGGGGTTTCAGTCAGCCTTCTGACCGAGTAAAAACCTATGAAGATATCCCGCTCGATCTGGGCAAGCTGAGCTTCAGAGAGCTCCTGGGTCGCCTTGTGAGCCGCGAGGCGCTTGGCCAGTTTCAGCAGAGGTAGCTTCCAGTTTTCACTTTCCCAAACCATTGAGTAAGCCCCCCCCAAGGATTGCGCCTGCGTCCAGCATGGCCGCCCTACAACCCGAGATCCACCGCGAATCGTGCATCCCTCATCTCATCAGTTGCCAATTGATCGCTGACCAGACGCTGCAAGACACAATAGTAGAGATAATCGCGTTTATGCTGCCGCACCCAGAGAACGGATGCCAGCGGGTCATCATTGCCCCAGCCGTCGTTCAGACAAACCTGCAGGGCCCTGAAGGCCGCGTCGCCCACGCTTGTTCGGTATAGCCGAGTCATGTCGTCATGCCCAGGCGGACGCGCATAGGTGTGAAGCGCACCACGAATGACATCTTGCAAAGACTGCCCATACGATCGAGCAGCACAATGCCAGAGCTCATTTTCCAGCTCAGCCCGTTCCACGGCACGCTCCCAACAAATTAGACCGGGATGCAATTTCCACGTAAATCAGCCTCTGTGCCACTGCTCATGGACGCGAGAGCGAGATCGCTTACACCGTTTATTCAGTAACGAAGTTGCCATGAGGCGCCTTGTTTATCAGGCCATGCCCAGCCACCTCGTTACGCTGCAGAGCGCCCTGAGCAAGGACAGTGTTGGGTATGGCTGCTGACCGTGGCCCAGACGTTTCTGAAAGACAGCCTTCAGGACTGACTGGCGTAGCTGCACATCAACTGAGAGATGATGGGTTCCTGGACATACGAGACCATCGCGCTCAAGAGCACCATCCCAACCGCCGTGGATAGCCAAGCACGCGTGCGTCCAAAGTCATGAAGAACGCGCTGCATTTTGATGACGCCAAGGAGGATGAACAATATGTACCCAAACAAGACTAGGTAATCGGAGACCGTTGCCATCTGGCTTTGACGGATTGCAGCCGTGACAGCTTGGTCATAGCTGAGCGAAGCACAAGTCTGCGTCATGGCCTTCAAGCGTGCGCCTAGCGCTGGCATCTCAAACATCTTGAGTACCACCAGCCAGCCCGAGAGGTAGAAAAAGGTGTTCACGCTGGCCAACATTTCACGTCGGCTCCCCACCAGACGAGCAGCCAATCCAAAACACACCCCATAACACGCAACGAGAAGCCAGTTTGCCAACGTCATGACACCGGCGAACTCTACAGTTGGGATGATCCCTGCTGAACGGGAAGCCGGCAATCCCAATACACCCAACCCAATCGCAACGACGATTCCGAACAACCAAGCCCGTGAGCACATGCCCTTGCGCTCTTTCATCTCTTTAAAGAACGAATCTTTCGACTGCATGAGAGCTCGCGCATCGGTGGCGGATGCACACACGGTGGGCCACATTTTTTCCAGGAAAAATCCTGCTATTTTTTCCACATTGCTATCTCTACAGATCGGCAACTGCACACCCGGCACGCACGATTCCGTGGGCCTGTTTCACTTAGCGCAAGCTCGCCGACGAGGCTGTACACCTCGGGTTGTACGACATTGGGAATTGAGTGAACGGAGTTGTCCGTACTCAAAAATTCAGTTGACCTTAGCTTTTTTGGTTTCAAAGAAAAAGCAGTTCGGCCTGGCGGCCTTAATACCGATCTCTCTAGCCCCTGGCGGGGCAACCTCATGGTGTCTTCAGCACCGTGTCTGAAATTCCAAAACGCAAACCTCAAAAGCAACAGAAAACAGCAGAGCGGATCGCCGCATGCCTCCCTGAAAAAGGTGTCTGATGGATCACCGCTTTTTTTTTGCTCTCAAATATAAAAACTCCGTCGCGCTTAAAATTTTTCAAGGGGGTGGGGTGCGAAAGTCGTCGCATATTCGACTTTTTTGTCGCACTGGCGACAGTTTGTACGAAGCTGTCCGAAGATACCCGACAAATCCGATTCACTGCACCTCATGAGTTAAAAATCCCAGCACGATCAAATTTGTCGGCAAACTGCTCGAACCGAGTCAGGTTTGCAGCTTTTCGATACCCCTTGTGAGACAGGCTGTTTACGGTCTCGGCGGTCTCAAAAAATAGCGCTCGACTCGTGATTCGCGGCAGAGCCAATGAGCACAATATGCCTAGCCCTACTTGGCAGGTTCAAGGCGGCTCCGGTGAATCGGGGGTATAGGACTGCGAGCGCTGGAAGCGGTAGGACTACCCATCGGTCTCGGAAAAATGGACAACGAAGAGAAAATCTCAAGCTGCTGACTGGTGTGGGTTTGGCTTACAAATTTTCGGTCGAGCTCACATGCTCAGAACCTACCTACCCATGCTGCCTTGTAAATGCCCGTATCATCTATCGGGACGCCCACCAGACCGCGAGAGGATTGACATGCTGATTGTGCTCGAATTGAACGGCAACGACGCAGAAGCGCTCCTGCATCATTGTACCGATCACCACCCTAACTCGGGGGATTTTCGACATGACTCTCGCCTTGCAGAAGCGTTAGAAACCCTCGCAACAGCGGTCAAAAACGCCATGAGCGGACAGGCATTAAGCAATCAGCCTACGGACATTATCGATTCCAGATTGATGGAGGCTGCGATCAGGCTGTTCAACGAGGAAGTTGTCGCAATCCAATGGCTGCAAAGGCCATTGAGGGCCCTCGGCCAAAAGCGTCCTATCGACGTTGATGTCGACACGGCCCTCGATTTGATTGGCCGCTTGGAGCATGGCTTTGGTGCCTAGAGGAACAATCAAAATCGTTCGATTACATCTGCGCGGGCGCGGACTGTACTGTCCGGCGAGCACGGCTTATAGTCGTGCCCGCCTATGAAGAAGCCATTTACCACACTCGAAGACGTCGCCCTCGCAGCGGGCATGTCCCGCGCGCAGACCTCCCGTGCGTTACGGGGTGATCCGGGAGTTCGCGCTGGAACCCGCGATCGCATCGCCAAGATTGCGGAGCAACTCGGCTATCGTCCCAACCTTGCGGCGCGAAGCTTGGTGTCTGCCCACTCATCCATGGTGGGTTTGCTCATTGGCGACCCGAACAACCCATTCCATGTCGAACTCGCACAATCGATTGATCGCGAGCTGATCGCTGCGGGTTTCGAGCCTATGACTACCCTCAGGGCCTCGGACGACACCTCCGTGAACAGCGCAGTGGAAAGGCTGCTGCGGGTGCGCGCGGCAGGCGTCATCCTCATCGCCAACTCGCTGTCTGCCAAAGCCATTGCGCCGTGGTTTCCCAAAGGCGAGCTACTTGATCCATGTTTAGAAATGGCCACTTAGCGGTGGCCATGCCGCTGCAATGGGTGGCACCGGCTGGCTACTTGGTGGCCCGCTTAGCCGCTTTTTTTCTGCGTGAGCTTGCGTATCTATGGTTGGCGGCGTTCGCAATATCCTTGGCAATCGAATCCAGGCTGGGATAGATAAAGCTTTCGTTAATACCCATCCTCGCCAGGCTTGCCAAAATATCTCTCGTAGCCGTGTAGGGTATGAAAATTTTGGTGATCAGGTCTTGTAAGGCGGTGTAATAGTCGAGCGGCGGGATTTGTGCGCCATGCAGGGTAAATGCACCGCTTTGCGCACGGATACGAGTTGTCATGTGTGGGGCAGAGATGCAGACAGGAAGCGTAGTGGTGTCCTTCGACATCGGGTCGATGTACTTATCCCAAGCATCTGCATTCGAGGCGATATCTATCGTTCGAGAAGTTAGAACTGTCTTTTTATTGATCTTCGATGGCTCGATGGAAAAGACTGCGAAGCCTTCTTCACTCAGGTGATCCTCTTCAAAACGCTCACATTCTGCGATCCCATCACCTTTGCGTACCAGAGCCCCTTGAGCCGCGAAGTACAGGGCAACCAGAGCATTGGTTGACCAGTCCAGCAATCGGGTCGGTAGGCCATGATGTTGGGCGATAAACATCCATTCGAACTCGTTCGAGGGCTGTTGCTCAAGGAACGGTCTGGCGAGCTGCTTGAATTCTTGCAGCATCCTTTCTGAGTCAGGGCCTGAGAAAGTCCCGCCGCTGCTGATCGTCACTACCGAGTCATCAATCTCTCGCCCGAGGTAATCGTGAGACTGGTGGATGTTCCGCAGCGCACCAGGTATGAGCTGATGACTAGCATTAGATTGGCCGCGAAACCACAGTGAATTAGGCTCATCAGCCTCCAAGCCGTCAATGATCGCTACGAATTCTACGAGCGTCCGAGCTGTGTAAGTCTTCACGTTAGCCTCTAGCTAAAGGGAGTGGGGGAACACCAGTTTTTGTACAAAGCACGCATGACTGCGTCGCAATCGGTCGATGAGGTGCGCCAAACGCTGAAAATCTGATCCTATCGCTCACACCTCACACCAGCCTTGGCCTGCACCGGGCACGGCTACGGATCTGGGGACATTCTCCGGTTATGGTAAGTCATCTTGAACGGATAGGCCGGCGCTCGATGCTTTACTGCTGAAATTTCTCCAGATGGCTTTGCAGGCCTGTGGCCAGTTCGATGTAGGAATGCACCGAGTCCAGGGTTGGCTCCGCGCCTACCGCATGAGCGGCATCGTTCCGAAGACGTCGTAGTTCGTGGTAGAGCGTAACCTGTGTCTCGCTCAATGCACCGATACCCGACAACGCCTGCGCCAGGCGAGCTGCAGTTATATAGGTCTTGCCTGGATCTGCTGAGCTTCGAGCCAGCGCTGCTCGACCCGCCGCCTCGACGCGTACCCAGGATTCCTGAATAGCTGAGCGCGGATGAACTGCTGCGAGCTCGAACAGGAATTCTTTAGAGGCCCTGACCTCGGGGCTCAAAGGCGGGACGGGCTTTGCAGGCTCGTCGACCATCTCTTTGAGCTGATTCACGTCTCGTTCGAACTCAGCCTCAACAGGGCCTGCTTTGAGCTTTTTTAGGAAAGGCGCCAACGCCTTCAATTCTGGCCTCAGTAACACCAGAACAGTCACAACGACCACCGGCCA
The genomic region above belongs to Pseudomonas sp. PSKL.D1 and contains:
- a CDS encoding three component ABC system middle component, with protein sequence MAIAHDIYAETNPAYCAALLTHFVSEYCSRSNTPPDLTLCYAALPLALSGDLASTFAGTDRRTGLLEWLHRSPFIQIRLADRVNGSLDIVTQAIQFACFSQLLMVNAEGRLVLGAASLRKVLTKQLSEETRNIFKNIDRLGCWFALAGTTRTVFDMMGLEL
- a CDS encoding ABC-three component system protein, translating into MEGAESNTIHEASAAALGFYFQSQFALLTLISQTNDDAAVAIERLDDVELTANGQTLLYQLKHSVQENPPPVTLACVALWKTIKVWIDAIPLVSLADTTFCLVSVGSVSSDSPLMALCDPQANRETLLKAMLEEASRVVDERTAAKAAGDKLPHAPRVAGCEAFLNLDPSTRSSLLRRIRIQHGTVTIGQIPEALSKHLHLLPKDQRSQAAERLLAWWDQQVVYTLCGKRDRVIQRSEMEHSISSIIAHLDDEKLIADFDMVNHPDDYESDGMLYRQIALVRGRPTDVTKAVREQWRATQQRAKWIVEKPQMRSKIVSYDAKLTERWSDLHSRMAEDCEGLDHLEVEAKGLELLRWAHDHAPKDVEPIAPSWSGHYYVRGTYQVLAIDRLVGWHVDYLNLLKD
- a CDS encoding antitoxin Xre/MbcA/ParS toxin-binding domain-containing protein, whose translation is MLIVLELNGNDAEALLHHCTDHHPNSGDFRHDSRLAEALETLATAVKNAMSGQALSNQPTDIIDSRLMEAAIRLFNEEVVAIQWLQRPLRALGQKRPIDVDVDTALDLIGRLEHGFGA
- a CDS encoding LacI family DNA-binding transcriptional regulator, with protein sequence MKKPFTTLEDVALAAGMSRAQTSRALRGDPGVRAGTRDRIAKIAEQLGYRPNLAARSLVSAHSSMVGLLIGDPNNPFHVELAQSIDRELIAAGFEPMTTLRASDDTSVNSAVERLLRVRAAGVILIANSLSAKAIAPWFPKGELLDPCLEMAT
- a CDS encoding FRG domain-containing protein → MKTYTARTLVEFVAIIDGLEADEPNSLWFRGQSNASHQLIPGALRNIHQSHDYLGREIDDSVVTISSGGTFSGPDSERMLQEFKQLARPFLEQQPSNEFEWMFIAQHHGLPTRLLDWSTNALVALYFAAQGALVRKGDGIAECERFEEDHLSEEGFAVFSIEPSKINKKTVLTSRTIDIASNADAWDKYIDPMSKDTTTLPVCISAPHMTTRIRAQSGAFTLHGAQIPPLDYYTALQDLITKIFIPYTATRDILASLARMGINESFIYPSLDSIAKDIANAANHRYASSRRKKAAKRATK